In Chelonia mydas isolate rCheMyd1 chromosome 10, rCheMyd1.pri.v2, whole genome shotgun sequence, a single window of DNA contains:
- the LARP6 gene encoding la-related protein 6 isoform X1 has protein sequence MYALLSAWLRCLLCLLLPGRAADGERWPGPPAPREGRRGPAAQEQEGAGAGGAAAALPGSEARREEKAAAAAAGSPAASLLARLRRLWRALPWHRPPTPPSHPSPMAELPPGSPQGPDPEQPGVASRSAEPLEDGPGGAPSPVGEAGAGEPGSGPVRIRVAISAEEEEEDGGAPGLTLLGGGSCSEDDSGRYGKSSGGENDGEDFDQDWKPPDNELIQKLITQVEYYFSDENLEKDAFLLKHVRRNKMGYVSVKLLTSFKKVKHLTRDWRITAYALKYSDILELNEDSRKVRRNTPVPVFASETLPSKMLLVYDIHLISELQVLSQDQENGCMQEKMMEHLLKTFVTFGVISSVRILKPGKDLPPDVKRFSNRYTQVGTKECAIIEFEEVDAAIKAHEIMCIEKNNEIGMKVTLIGMKPPKKKVVKDKNHDEDPSKSLNKIKSLNKRVEELQYVGDESSANSSSDPESNPTSPLSGRKTNTSSKLSPTTYQNNHLSPNVSPRSSPWNSPSSLRKVSKKSPLAEDGKLNPSTSPEISRKCADYSSDSSITPSSSPWIQRRRQAQTVTQEQSPVSSPMLARKIQNADGLPVGVLRLPKGPDGTKGFHNGCERNKPMKNE, from the exons ATGTACGCGCTGCTCAGCGCCTGGCTCCGCTGCCTCCTCTGTCTGCTGCTGCCCGGGAGGGCGGCGGACGGGGAGCGCTGGCCCGGCCCCCCGGCTCCCCGCGAAGGTAGGCGGGGGCCGGCCGCCcaagagcaggagggggctggagctgggggcgcCGCCGCGGCGCTGCCTGGCTCAGAGGCGCGGCGGGAGGagaaggcggcggcggcggctgcaggTAGCCCAGCTGCATCGCTGCTCGCTAGACTCCGCCGGCTCTGGCGGGCTCTGCCCTGGCACCGGCCGCCGACGCCCCCTTCGCACCCGAGCCCCATGGCCGAGCTGCCGCCAGGGAGCCCCCAGGGCCCCGATCCGGAGCAGCCCGGGGTCGCCAGCCGGAGCGCGGAGCCGCTGGAGGACGGGCCCGGTGGCGCCCCGAGCCCGGTCGGAGAGGCAGGCGCGGGGGAGCCCGGGAGCGGCCCAGTGCGGATCCGAGTGGCCATCtcggcggaggaggaggaggaggacggcgGAGCCCCGGGTCTGACCCTGCTGGGCGGGGGCAGCTGTAGCGAGGATGACTCCGGCAGATATGGGAAATCTAG TGGTGGGGAGAATGATGGTGAGGACTTCGACCAGGACTGGAAACCCCCAGATAACGAGCTGATCCAGAAGCTTATAACACAGGTTGAATATTATTTCTCAGATGAGAACCTTGAGAAAGATGCCTTCCTCTTAAAGCATGTGAGAAGAAATAAGATGGGCTATGTCAGTGTTAAGCTACTCACTTCTTTCAAAAAG GTAAAACATCTTACCAGAGACTGGAGAATCACAGCCTATGCTTTGAAGTATTCAGACATTCTTGAGCTGAATGAAGATAGCAGAAAGGTTAGAAGAAATACCCCAGTTCCAGTGTTTGCTAGTGAGACCCTGCCTAGCAAGATGCTGCTTGTGTACGATATCCACTTGATTTCTGAGCTACAGGTTCTGAGCCAGGATCAAGAAAATGGATGCATGCAAGAAAAGATGATGGAGCATCTTCTCAAGACCTTTGTTACTTTTGGTGTAATCTCATCCGTTCGCATTCTCAAACCTGGTAAGGATCTTCCACCTGATGTCAAGAGATTCAGTAATAGATACACCCAAGTTGGAACAAAGGAATGTGCAATAATAGAGTTTGAAGAAGTAGATGCAGCAATTAAAGCTCATGAAATCATGTGTATTGAAAAGAATAATGAAATTGGCATGAAAGTTACCCTGATAGGTATGAAGCCTCCAAAGAAAAAAGTTGTGAAAGACAAGAACCATGATGAAGATCCCAGCAAGTCTCTCAACAAAATTAAATCCCTGAATAAGAGAGTTGAGGAACTTCAGTATGTTGGGGATGAATCATCAGCAAACAGCTCTTCTGATCCAGAGAGTAATCCTACATCTCCACTGTCTGGACGCAAGACTAATACTTCCAGCAAGTTGAGCCCTACCACCTATCAGAACAACCACCTGAGCCCTAATGTTTCACCTAGGTCAAGCCCCTGGAATAGCCCATCTTCTCTGCGCAAAGTGTCCAAAAAGTCTCCGCTTGCTGAAGATGGCAAACTTAACCCTAGCACTAGCCCTGAAATCTCAAGGAAATGTGCAGATTACTCTTCAGATAGCAGTATTACTCCTTCTAGCAGCCCATGGATTCAGAGGAGAAGACAAGCTCAAACTGTAACCCAAGAACAAAGTCCAGTAAGTAGCCCAATGCTTGCCCGGAAAATACAAAATGCAGATGGGTTACCTGTAGGAGTATTGCGGTTACCCAAAGGTCCTGATGGTACTAAGGGATTCCATAATGGATGCGAAAGGAATAAACCTATGAAGAATGAATAA
- the LARP6 gene encoding la-related protein 6 isoform X2, protein MPNQKCGGENDGEDFDQDWKPPDNELIQKLITQVEYYFSDENLEKDAFLLKHVRRNKMGYVSVKLLTSFKKVKHLTRDWRITAYALKYSDILELNEDSRKVRRNTPVPVFASETLPSKMLLVYDIHLISELQVLSQDQENGCMQEKMMEHLLKTFVTFGVISSVRILKPGKDLPPDVKRFSNRYTQVGTKECAIIEFEEVDAAIKAHEIMCIEKNNEIGMKVTLIGMKPPKKKVVKDKNHDEDPSKSLNKIKSLNKRVEELQYVGDESSANSSSDPESNPTSPLSGRKTNTSSKLSPTTYQNNHLSPNVSPRSSPWNSPSSLRKVSKKSPLAEDGKLNPSTSPEISRKCADYSSDSSITPSSSPWIQRRRQAQTVTQEQSPVSSPMLARKIQNADGLPVGVLRLPKGPDGTKGFHNGCERNKPMKNE, encoded by the exons ATGCCTAATCAGAAATG TGGTGGGGAGAATGATGGTGAGGACTTCGACCAGGACTGGAAACCCCCAGATAACGAGCTGATCCAGAAGCTTATAACACAGGTTGAATATTATTTCTCAGATGAGAACCTTGAGAAAGATGCCTTCCTCTTAAAGCATGTGAGAAGAAATAAGATGGGCTATGTCAGTGTTAAGCTACTCACTTCTTTCAAAAAG GTAAAACATCTTACCAGAGACTGGAGAATCACAGCCTATGCTTTGAAGTATTCAGACATTCTTGAGCTGAATGAAGATAGCAGAAAGGTTAGAAGAAATACCCCAGTTCCAGTGTTTGCTAGTGAGACCCTGCCTAGCAAGATGCTGCTTGTGTACGATATCCACTTGATTTCTGAGCTACAGGTTCTGAGCCAGGATCAAGAAAATGGATGCATGCAAGAAAAGATGATGGAGCATCTTCTCAAGACCTTTGTTACTTTTGGTGTAATCTCATCCGTTCGCATTCTCAAACCTGGTAAGGATCTTCCACCTGATGTCAAGAGATTCAGTAATAGATACACCCAAGTTGGAACAAAGGAATGTGCAATAATAGAGTTTGAAGAAGTAGATGCAGCAATTAAAGCTCATGAAATCATGTGTATTGAAAAGAATAATGAAATTGGCATGAAAGTTACCCTGATAGGTATGAAGCCTCCAAAGAAAAAAGTTGTGAAAGACAAGAACCATGATGAAGATCCCAGCAAGTCTCTCAACAAAATTAAATCCCTGAATAAGAGAGTTGAGGAACTTCAGTATGTTGGGGATGAATCATCAGCAAACAGCTCTTCTGATCCAGAGAGTAATCCTACATCTCCACTGTCTGGACGCAAGACTAATACTTCCAGCAAGTTGAGCCCTACCACCTATCAGAACAACCACCTGAGCCCTAATGTTTCACCTAGGTCAAGCCCCTGGAATAGCCCATCTTCTCTGCGCAAAGTGTCCAAAAAGTCTCCGCTTGCTGAAGATGGCAAACTTAACCCTAGCACTAGCCCTGAAATCTCAAGGAAATGTGCAGATTACTCTTCAGATAGCAGTATTACTCCTTCTAGCAGCCCATGGATTCAGAGGAGAAGACAAGCTCAAACTGTAACCCAAGAACAAAGTCCAGTAAGTAGCCCAATGCTTGCCCGGAAAATACAAAATGCAGATGGGTTACCTGTAGGAGTATTGCGGTTACCCAAAGGTCCTGATGGTACTAAGGGATTCCATAATGGATGCGAAAGGAATAAACCTATGAAGAATGAATAA